From Penaeus chinensis breed Huanghai No. 1 chromosome 18, ASM1920278v2, whole genome shotgun sequence, one genomic window encodes:
- the LOC125034798 gene encoding arrestin homolog yields MVNAVKVFKKTSPNGKVTAYLNQRDFVDHITHTSPVDGVVVVDHDYLRGRRVFARVAVTYRYGREEDEVMGLHFSKELELINTEVAPNTGDVQVTDVQERLINKLGANAYPIRVNLPQNAPCSVSLDSGDEMSTQPLGVIYDLRLYVADRKEERPHKRNSVGFAVRKVQYACPGSSNRQPQTLVSKGFTLSPGRLNLEVSLPRDVYFHGQPIEAQVSVNNVSKKTVKNMKAEVVQHVEVTMTNTHFSRVVASLESREGCPITPGCNLTKTFSLNPVASVNKRRFGIALDGQVKDQDANLASSTLVAEGKNVNDALGIIVSYSLRVKLNCGAIGGDLTADLPFKLVHHDPSSAKAPLRKTQSTDIEFEEFSQLRRGQSIAED; encoded by the exons ATGGTTAACGCTGTTAAGGTCTTCAAGAAGACTTCACCGAATG gtaaggtcacCGCGTACTTAAATCAGCGGGACTTCGTGGACCACATCACCCACACCTCTCCCGTGGACGGTGTGGTTGTTGTGGACCATGATTACCTGCGAGGAAGGAGGGTCTTCGCGCGCGTGGCGGTCACGTACCGCTACGGTCGCGAGGAGGATGAGGTCATGGGACTTCACTTCAGCAAGGAGCTCGAGCTCATCAACACCGAGGTCGCTCCTAATACTGGAGACGTTCAGGTGACCGACGTCCAGGAACGACTCATCAATAAGCTGGGTGCCAACGCCTACCCTATCAGGGTGAATCTTCCCCAGAACGCTCCCTGCTCCGTTTCCCTTGATAGCGGAGATGAAATGTCC ACCCAGCCTCTTGGTGTGATCTACGATCTCAGACTGTACGTTGCTGACCGCAAGGAGGAACGTCCTCACAAGCGGAACTCCGTCGGCTTTGCTGTCCGAAAGGTCCAGTACGCCTGTCCTGGCTCCAGCAACCGCCAGCCCCAGACCCTGGTCAGCAAGGGCTTCACTCTTTCCCCAGGAAGGCTCAACCTTGAGGTCAGTCTGCCTCGCGACGTCTACTTCCATGGGCAGCCCATCGAGGCACAGGTTTCCGTCAACAATGTGTCCAAGAAGACCGTGAAGAACATGAAGGCCGAGGTTGTGCAGCACGTGGAGGTCACCATGACCAACACTCACTTCAGCCGAGTCGTGGCTTCACTCGAGTCTCGCGAAGGATGTCCCATCACCCCAGGATGCAACCTTACCAAGACCTTCTCTCTCAACCCTGTTGCTTCCGTCAACAAGCGACGCTTCGGCATCGCCCTCGACGGTCAGGTCAAGGATCAGGACGCCAACCTGGCATCCTCTACCTTGGTGGCAGAAGGTAAGAACGTCAACGACGCCTTGGGCATTATCGTGTCCTACTCTCTCCGTGTGAAGCTGAACTGCGGCGCTATTGGCGGTGACCTGACTGCCGACCTTCCCTTCAAGCTGGTGCACCATGATCCTTCCTCTGCTAAGGCACCACTGCGCAAGACGCAGTCAACTGACATTGAATTCGAGGAATTTTCTCAGCTGCGCCGTGGTCAGTCCATTGCTGAGGACTAA